The genomic interval CATGGCCCTTCCCAACTGGAAGGCGCACCATCTGCTGGAGACCGCCGGCGCGGTGGTGGTGGGCGAGGAGTCCTGTGTCGGCACCCGGTACTTCAAGGACCTGGTGGAGGAGTCGGCAGCCGACCTGGAGGCGCAGCTCGCCGCCCTCACCGATCGCGCCATGCGGATCGACTGCGCCTGCTTCACGCCCAACCTGGAGCGCCTCGACCAGATCCTCAAGGAATACCGCCAGGCCAACGCCCAGGGCATCCTCCATTACTCGCTCCAGTTCTGCCACACCTACAACATCGAGGAGGTGAAGGTGCGGGAGATGTGCCAGCAAGAGGGCATCCCGTACCTCGCTGTGGAGTCGGATTACTCGCCCGAGGATGTGGGAGCGCTCCAGACCCGCATCGAGGCCTTCCTGGAGCAGATCCGGGGGGAGTGATGCTGGCCGGCGTCGATCTGGGCTCCCGGGCGGTCAAGGTGGCGGTGCTGGAGGACGGCGTGCTGGTCGCTCACCACATCGTCGAAAGCGGCTTCGACCCGACCGGCCAGGCGGCGGCGCTATTGGCGGCGTACCGGCCGGAGCGGGTGGTGGCCACCGGCTACGGCCGGCATCTGGCCCAGCGCCAGTTCGCCCAAGCCATGATCACGATCTCCATGAAGAGCCGGGGCGCGGCAGCAGCGGATATCGCCCGGGCCGTCCACCTGGCAGTGGCTGGCCGCATCATGGCCATGGTCAACCGGCTGGGCTGCGGCCAGCATGTCGTCTTCTCCGGGGGAGTGGCCAGGAACCCCTGCATGCTGGCCTTGCTGCAAGAGCGCCTCCCAGCAGCCCGGCTGGAGGTGGCACCGGTCCCGGACCTCCTGGGCGCCCTGGGGGCGGCCCTCCATGGCGAGCGGCTGTGGGCGGGATGAGCGCGGATCTCATCCGGTCCCCCTGGCCCGGCCGGCTGCTGCGCTGGGGGCTGGCAGCTGTCTTCGGCTATGCAGGGGTCCGGAAGCTCATGGATCCGGAGGCCTTTGCCGCCGTCATCGATGCCTTCGGCCTGGTGCCGGGGGGCTTTGTCAAGCCGCTGGCCGTGGGCCTGCCCTTCGGCGAGGTGGCGGCCGCGGCGGGGCTGGTCTTCGAGCGCCGGGGGGCGCTGGCGGCCACCGCCGGCCTGCTGGTCCTGTTCATCGCCATCCTGGTCTATGCCCTGTGGCTGGGCCTGGATGTGGACTGCGGCTGCTTCGGCCCCAGCGATCCCGAGTACCGGGCCTTCCACAGCCTGTGGCCGGCCCTGTACCGGGATCTCGTCATGCTGGCCGCCGTCCTGCTCCTGTTGGTCCGCGACCTGGCTGTGGGGCGGGTCGCCTCGTCCATCAACGCCGTACCACAAGAAGGAGGGGCATCATGAAGCGCATGCAGCAAGGAATCCGCACCGTACTGGCCCTGGCTCTCTCCCTGTCCCTGGCCGCCACCGGCGCCTGGGCCTTCGGGGAGGACAAGTTCGAGCGGGAGGTCGAAAAGGAGAAGGAGGCGGTGAAGGTGGCCAAGGAGATGGCCAAGGGCGGCTACCAGCTGGTCACCACCGAGGAGCTCAAGGCCTGGATCGACAGCGGCAAGGTGATGCTCGTGGTCGACACCATGCCCTTCGCGGATTCGTACCAGAAGGAGCATATCCCGGGCGCCCAGCAGTTCCTTTTCCCCATCCCGGAGATGGCGTCCTGGGACGCCAAGGAGACCGATGGCAAGAGCGAGGCGGACTTCGCGGCCCTCCTGGGTCCGGACAAGGAGCGGCCGATCGTCTTCTACTGCGGCTTCGTCAAGTGTGGTCGCAGCCACAACGGCGCCCTGTGGGCGAAGAAGCTTGGCTACACCAATGTCTACCGCCAGCCCGGCGGCATCTTCGCCTGGAAGGGCGCCGGCTACCCCACCCAGGCCGCGGAGTAGTCCGCCCCGCCCGATCAAGGCAGGAGGCCGGCCCCCATGCCCCTGTGGAGGAAGAAGGACGAGCTGGGCGTGACGCCGCTCTATATGCACCTGTGCGAGCGGTGCAACGAGCGGCTGGACGATGCCCTGCTGGCCGGCGGCTGGGTCCTGGTCCGGGACGGGGAGCCGGTCTCCTGCAACGCCTGCCGCCGCCGCTGCGGCCTGACCAGCCAGGGCCTGTGGGGCGAGGCCGATGCGGTGCGCTTTGCGGTCTGCGCGGTCTGCCCGGACCAGGCCCCCCTGTCCCCTCAAGGGGCGCTACTTCTGCTGACGTTGCGGTGAGGAGAGGGGAAGGTCAGATCGAGCCTGCTGGCCACGGCACTGCCGTCCAGGATCCGCACCGACCGTTGCTGCCTCGTGCATGCAACCATCGAGTGGTCAATACCCCATCCCCAGGACCCAGAGGGGGACTTGGCCGGGTGCGCCGGTTTCGATGTCGTCGGCGACGACATAGCTTTCGGTTTGCCGGCCAAGTTGCCGCGGCGTCTTGCCCGGGCCGCCGATTTCACAGACAAACCGATCATCGATGACAAAATCGCCCTGGTCATGGTAGTGGACCTGATGGCAATGGGCGAGTTGGGAGACGAAGAAGCTTTCCCGAATCGCGCCGATATTGGGGTTGGAGCACAAGACGAAAAAGAGATTCGGATTGTTCAGCAGCAGCTTGTCCGGCCGGTTGAGGGCTCGCATGCCGGAGCCGGCCCGCACCAGGTGAAGCAAGGCACCGGCATGCATCCGTTCGAGATACTTGGACAAGGTGGGCCAGGACGCCCCCACAGCGGCACTGAGCTTCGATTTGTTGAGCTCCACCGGCGGGGTGGAGCAAAGCATGTACAGGATCTTCTTCAGTTTATCGACCTTGACCGGTTCAATGTTGTAAAGACCACTCAGGTCGGAATCAATGGTGATGTTGACCACCTCCAGCAGCTTCTGGGGGTAGCCGGGGATCGATTCCCGGAAGAAGGGATAAGCCCCGTACCGGAGATACTTGCGCAGATATTCGATGGGCCGTATCCGGGCGCCGACCTCGGCGGCAATGGCTTGATGCCGGGAAAGGATCTCCTCCAAAGGATACCTGGCAAAGGTGAGCCCCGTTTCGATCTCCATGAACTCGCGCAACGACAAAACCGGCAGTTCGTGAACGATCGCCCGGCGGGAAAGGTCGGCCAGCTCATGGTCGATGCGGAGCGCGGAGGAGCCGGAAAAGATCACCTGCAGGTCAAAGGTGTCGCGGATGGCCTTGAGCATCCTGCCAAACCCTTTGACCTTATGGATCTCATCGAGGAGCAGGAGCTTGCCGCCTTCCTGGTAAAAGGTCTGGGCCAGGCCGTAAAGGTCGACATCC from Thermodesulfobacteriota bacterium carries:
- a CDS encoding MauE/DoxX family redox-associated membrane protein, producing MSADLIRSPWPGRLLRWGLAAVFGYAGVRKLMDPEAFAAVIDAFGLVPGGFVKPLAVGLPFGEVAAAAGLVFERRGALAATAGLLVLFIAILVYALWLGLDVDCGCFGPSDPEYRAFHSLWPALYRDLVMLAAVLLLLVRDLAVGRVASSINAVPQEGGAS
- a CDS encoding AAA family ATPase; the protein is ASAFVLSRPQPQYRRFLHRIIDFHEPMICVKGARGGGKTTLILQYALASGLPLEKVLYAACDHPAMVDVDLYGLAQTFYQEGGKLLLLDEIHKVKGFGRMLKAIRDTFDLQVIFSGSSALRIDHELADLSRRAIVHELPVLSLREFMEIETGLTFARYPLEEILSRHQAIAAEVGARIRPIEYLRKYLRYGAYPFFRESIPGYPQKLLEVVNITIDSDLSGLYNIEPVKVDKLKKILYMLCSTPPVELNKSKLSAAVGASWPTLSKYLERMHAGALLHLVRAGSGMRALNRPDKLLLNNPNLFFVLCSNPNIGAIRESFFVSQLAHCHQVHYHDQGDFVIDDRFVCEIGGPGKTPRQLGRQTESYVVADDIETGAPGQVPLWVLGMGY
- a CDS encoding rhodanese-like domain-containing protein, with translation MKRMQQGIRTVLALALSLSLAATGAWAFGEDKFEREVEKEKEAVKVAKEMAKGGYQLVTTEELKAWIDSGKVMLVVDTMPFADSYQKEHIPGAQQFLFPIPEMASWDAKETDGKSEADFAALLGPDKERPIVFYCGFVKCGRSHNGALWAKKLGYTNVYRQPGGIFAWKGAGYPTQAAE
- a CDS encoding BadF/BadG/BcrA/BcrD ATPase family protein; amino-acid sequence: MLAGVDLGSRAVKVAVLEDGVLVAHHIVESGFDPTGQAAALLAAYRPERVVATGYGRHLAQRQFAQAMITISMKSRGAAAADIARAVHLAVAGRIMAMVNRLGCGQHVVFSGGVARNPCMLALLQERLPAARLEVAPVPDLLGALGAALHGERLWAG